A region of the Saccharomyces eubayanus strain FM1318 chromosome V, whole genome shotgun sequence genome:
GCACAAGTTTATGAAGAATAGAGTGAAGGATGGCAGAGAAATAATGACGGTGGGCGAAGTCGCTCACGGAAGCGACAATGCGTTATATACCAGTGCRGCCAGATACGAAATCAGCGaactgttttcttttacgCACGTTGATATTGGTACCAAGCCGTTCTTTCGTTACAACAAAGTTCCCTTCTCCTTGAAACAGTGGAAGGAAGCTATCGCATCGAACTTCTTGTTTATTAACGGYACGGATAGCTGGGCTACTACCTATATCGAGAACCACGATCAACCGCGTTCAGTCTCGAGGTTTGGTGACGATTCGCCAAAGTATCGTAATGTGTCCGGTAAGCTGTTGGCATTGTTGGAGTGTTCATTAACCGGTACGCTGTACATTTACCAAGGCCAAGAGCTAGGCCAgatcaatttcaaagattggCCCATCGAGAAGTATGAGGATGTTGATGTGAAAACCAACTACGGCATCATTAGGGAGAAGTTTGGCGAGAACTCgatggaaatgaaaaagttcCTTGAGGGCATTGCCTTGATTTCCAGAGATCACGCACGAACCCCAATGCCCTGGTCCCGAGAGGAACCCAATGCTGGCTTCACTGGCCCAGATGCCAGACCCTGgtatttcttgaatgaatCCTTTCAGCAGGGAATTaacgttgaagaagaatccgAAGATGGCGCTTCAGTTCTCAACTTCTGGAAAAGAGCCCTCCAAGCCAGAAGGGAAAACAAGGAGCTCATGGTGTATGGTTACGATTTCCAKTTTATCGACTTGGACAGCGACAAGCTATTTAGCTTCACYAAGGAGTACGAGGRCAAGACGCTGTTTGCTGCCTTGAATTTCAGTGGTGAGCAAACCGAATTCAGGGCTCCGAAAGAGAAGTCCTCTTTATCTTTTGTTCTCGGAAACTACGATGATGTTGATGCGTCCTCTAGGATTTTGAAGCCTTGGGAAGGTAGATTGTACTATGCCAAGTAAGTGTTTTCATAAGTTGGCGGGTTCTGTCGATGAACGAATGGCARATTCTCTGTAAATACACTCTATGTTTATGTTTGCGACGATTACGTAACGATAGTATTGTCGAATTATATAGTGTTAGAACTTCACATTAAGAATTAAGTATGAATTGCTGTATGAATTATTGTATGGATTGTTGTATGAATTATTGTATGAATTATTGTATGAATTATTGTATGGATTATTGTATGAATTAAGTATGAAAAACTGTATGAATTATTGTATGAATTTCGAATTATGAATTTCGAATTATGAATTATGAATTTCGAATTATGAATTTTGCATTGTGAATTTTGAGTTTTGagttttgaatttggcCGACACTTGGCGGCGCACTTAAAGCCATCTGGCCCAAGAGGAAGTGTGAAAGGATGCTGGGGCGTGTGAAGTGGAGGGGTGCAATTACCAGCATGCTTGAACGGTACAATAATGTRCGTTTTTCGTTRCTATGGYGAAATCATTGATCTTCTGTGAAAATGGGCATAGAGCAGTTTAGTGCCATTTTATCCGCAGCCATTGTGCCAGGTTGAGCGTAGGCGAATGTCATGTACAGATTGAGGCGATTCAAGACAATGATAGCAAACTGGGGTTATTAGAAGCATGACTCGTATTGCACGACGATCATCGAAGATATAGGAGGCAGGATTCCTtcattgtttcttcatccttaTTTCCGTCTTAAATGCGTCGGGCCCAAGTTAGAGTTAAGGTTTGTAAGGTTGTGGCAGTATTGCATCAGCTTCGAGTCAAGGCTCAGCGGGCTTTTGTGCGTGGTCTGTTACTGGAGCTCCTGCGTCCTTGCTTGTTGTGTAGYGYCCACTTCAGCACTAGAATTCAGCTGCTGCAARTTACAAGGAAAAGATCATAAATTATTAGGACGtacaaaaataaacatCATATAAATATTACGGAGGTAGGGAGAAAAAAACGTTTGAATTATCGACGAGTCRGAGAATCAGTTGGAGAAGAACCTTTTGTAAGCTGGTCTATCGTCATGAGCCACAGCATCCTCATCGTAATCTGCGGTTCTTCTGTCCGGTGGCACCCATGAAGCCGACTTCCATGGTGGAATGCCTTCTAGCCACATAGTGTCGACCTCTTCTAGCGTCAGGCCCTTCGTTTCTGggacaaagaaaaagacgTAAAAGAAGGCAACACATAGACAGCCGATGAAGACATAGCCATAGTAAAAATTGATGGCACCGGTGATGAAAGGAGTGAAGAAACTAATTATGAAACCCCACATCCAGTTCGCAGCCGTTGCGATCGCCATACCTCTTGATTTGACTCTAAGCGGAAAGGTTTCTGACACGATAACAAAGCAGCCGCCTGCCCAGGTGGTAGCGAAcgcaaaaatgaaaaacatGGTGAAAACAATCATACAGTTACCAGCACCTTGAGATGTGATATCCTGATGACTGCTTCCCTCAGGCCAAAGCTTGGTTACACCGACGGAGGCGAACACAATAAAGCAGCATAGCATGGCGGCGGCACCCCACAACAGGCACGTACGGCGTCCAAACCTCTCGATGGTGTATATTGCCACGaatgaagagaaaaaattgactGCACCAATGATGATCGATGTTTGGAAGGAGTCTTTTAGACCAATAGACTTGAAGATYGTCGTGCCGTAATAGAAGAAGTARTTGTCACCGGTTAGTTGCTGCAAAGATTGGATCATGACTCCCATGATCACACGTTGGAACACCTTTGTCTTTGTGGAGAGAAGCTCGCCCCATGATGCGTTACCTGCTAGCTTTTCGAGCTCGATACCCGCCCTTATAGCGTCATATTCGGCTAATAGAGCAGGGTCATCGACTGAAACCTTGTTAGATTTCGATATGGAACGTTTGGCTTCTTCATGCTTACCAACTTCGACCAGGAAACGTGGCGACTCGGGCACGAACATCATCCCGCTGATCATGAATGTAGCCCAGGCAAAGCAAAGGCCAAGGCCGACCCTCCACTGGGTCGAGTCGTCGTAGTTCTTTGTACCGTAGTTGGTGCAGTAGCCCAGGAAAATACCCATTGTCCCCATCAGCTGATACAGTTGGACAAGGTTACCTCTGATCTGYTTTGGAGACACCTCGGATATTAGCATTGGGGAGAGGACGGCAATGCCTCCCACGCCTAAACCGGAAATGATTCTGCCGATGAAGTATTGGTACCATTTATGTGTCGAGGTGATTTGGACTAGGATGCCCACGACATAGATAGACGTGACCGCAATTAAACCAATACGGCGGCCATATATATCACCTACTTTTGACAAAAGAATCCCGCCCACGGCACAACCAACGTTGAATATCGAAACAATCAGCCCCATTCTCACTTTTGACAGGTAGTAAATTCCCTTGTCGTTTTTTTGGCCAAATCTTTTGACGAAGTCGGAGAGGTTGACAAAACCCGAGATTGTACCGGTATCCCAACCAAAGATGAACCCACCAAACCCAATCATCAAACACAGAATCGAGACGGTGGTATAGGCAGAGAGGGGTTTCTTTGGTAGTTCGATAGCTGGTTCAGCCGCAGCYGGTTCAGCCAAAGCCAGATCAGAGGAGTTTTTWgaatcttcttgtttggtCCTAATAGGAGATGCGCTAGCCGTTGAATGGGGATTCGAACTAGCCGGAGATAARTTATTCGCAGGTATATCACCAAGGCTTGACATGCTGAAATGtggtttttgaaataagaGGACGGTCAAGGCTAAGGCGATGTGATACTTTGCTCTTCTAGCGCGTCAAGAAGTAGAAAACTGTTTCTTCAATACTTACAACTGTTAAATAACTCGCTATTTATATTGTCAAACCTGTGAAGAGGTTCAAATATCGTCAGCCCCGAGGTACTATCGAACAGAGATGACCCGCGTGCGCTTAAGCGAGGGTGCAGACTCGTTTGCTCATCGTCTACTCCTGTGGAGCAACCTTTCTCTGGGGATCTATTAATTGTCGATTAWAGTTTACAGCTTACGAGGCAGTGCCTTCTTCCGgagaaatatttgaaaagctAAAAGATTCACCGAACTTTTccataaaaaagaaaagaaattatgCGGGGCTCACGGAAGAGCCAGAGCCTATCACGCGTTTCCCTCAGTTGCAAAAGAGAAGCATTTTCAAGGAGAAATAGCCAGTGAGAACGCTGGTTTCTACGYGAGGTCTTGTGCTACGCATCGCACATTTCTCCGAGCCGTTCCAAGCATGTTGTCAGGAACGGGCAGAAAAAAGGATTTCATTGTTGCCACCAAGTGTTGGTATTGCTGATACTGCTGATATCGCACGTCCGTCAGCTTCTCATCCAAACAGCCGccgtaaaaaaaatagaaagaaaaggctTTACGTTCTCGAGCATTTTTCTGAATATATTAGTGACACCCTGCGTAAGGTGCAGACAGGGTGTTTCTGCCAGAAGCGCGGATGGCGACCCGAGAATGAAATGCAACATAGAGGATGAAGTTTCAGAGGCCCGGTTCAGGAGAGGTCGAGCCTATTTTGTCTAGCTGCAGAAAAAGCTAATTAAGGTTAAATATATCCAGGGGGATGTAAAGTCAAAAAGAACTGATGTTGCGCGCGGAGAAATTATTATGTGACATTGCGGGGTCCCAAACGGAGAAAAGATTGTGCTCCGTGGAACCACGAACATGCACGATTGCGGCGGAGTGTGCGCGACAGTCTGGGGATAGTACGGATACTGCCGTAGATAGCTGACGGACAGGCACCATGATGCAGAACACATCATACCATACCCTCCAGTTAGAGTTACAGAGTGGTGTTGAACAACGCTGCTCGCATTTTAATGGCAGTTTACGAAAAGGAATGCGGGTCTAAGAGGCTTTAGGAGCGTAAGTGCTCGAATAAGAACGAACATCCCTGGCAAACTTTTCCTGTATTTCTCGTTCACAACGCTTTCTTTTAGCTTGCGTGGGTTGTTCTATTTTCATCCGCGAGAAGTCCACAGGATCGTGGACTGCTAaaataaacatatataaagatGCCTTTTTCTCTCAAGACTACAGGTTTKCCAGTTTGAGGGAG
Encoded here:
- a CDS encoding alpha-glucosidase, with protein sequence MTISSEHPETEPKWWKEATIYQIYPASFKDSNNDGWGDMKGITSKLDYLKGLGVDTIWVCPFYDSPQDDMGYDVSNYEKVWPRYGTNEDCFELIDKTHKLGMXFITDLVVNHCSTEHEWFKESRSSKTNPKRDWFFWXAPKGYDEHGKPIPPNNWKSFFGGSAWTFDETTNEFYLRLFASSQADLNWENEECRKAIYESAVGYWLDHGVDGFRIDTAGLYSKRPGLPDSPIFDESSELQHPNWGSHNGPRIHEFHQELHKFMKNRVKDGREIMTVGEVAHGSDNALYTSAARYEISELFSFTHVDIGTKPFFRYNKVPFSLKQWKEAIASNFLFINGTDSWATTYIENHDQPRSVSRFGDDSPKYRNVSGKLLALLECSLTGTLYIYQGQELGQINFKDWPIEKYEDVDVKTNYGIIREKFGENSMEMKKFLEGIALISRDHARTPMPWSREEPNAGFTGPDARPWYFLNESFQQGINVEEESEDGASVLNFWKRALQARRENKELMVYGYDFXFIDLDSDKLFSFTKEYEXKTLFAALNFSGEQTEFRAPKEKSSLSFVLGNYDDVDASSRILKPWEGRLYYAK
- a CDS encoding sugar porter family MFS transporter, producing the protein MSSLGDIPANNLSPASSNPHSTASASPIRTKQEDSKNSSDLALAEPAAAEPAIELPKKPLSAYTTVSILCLMIGFGGFIFGWDTGTISGFVNLSDFVKRFGQKNDKGIYYLSKVRMGLIVSIFNVGCAVGGILLSKVGDIYGRRIGLIAVTSIYVVGILVQITSTHKWYQYFIGRIISGLGVGGIAVLSPMLISEVSPKQIRGNLVQLYQLMGTMGIFLGYCTNYGTKNYDDSTQWRVGLGLCFAWATFMISGMMFVPESPRFLVEVGKHEEAKRSISKSNKVSVDDPALLAEYDAIRAGIELEKLAGNASWGELLSTKTKVFQRVIMGVMIQSLQQLTGDNYFFYYGTTIFKSIGLKDSFQTSIIIGAVNFFSSFVAIYTIERFGRRTCLLWGAAAMLCCFIVFASVGVTKLWPEGSSHQDITSQGAGNCMIVFTMFFIFAFATTWAGGCFVIVSETFPLRVKSRGMAIATAANWMWGFIISFFTPFITGAINFYYGYVFIGCLCVAFFYVFFFVPETKGLTLEEVDTMWLEGIPPWKSASWVPPDRRTADYDEDAVAHDDRPAYKRFFSN